The Caldicellulosiruptor changbaiensis genome has a segment encoding these proteins:
- a CDS encoding YggT family protein, with the protein MIRFIFGLADKAIAFVEFCIVIDALLSWVIVDPYNKYRRVLGMIVNPILDPIRSISQKYIRIGFIDFSPLIAIILLEIVRRLLWLFYAILI; encoded by the coding sequence ATGATAAGATTTATATTTGGACTTGCTGACAAGGCAATTGCTTTTGTGGAGTTTTGTATTGTGATAGATGCACTTTTGTCGTGGGTTATCGTTGACCCATACAACAAATACAGAAGAGTACTTGGCATGATTGTAAATCCTATACTTGACCCCATAAGATCAATATCTCAAAAGTACATCAGAATAGGGTTTATTGACTTTTCGCCCTTGATTGCAATTATTTTATTGGAGATTGTAAGAAGACTTTTGTGGTTATTTTATGCAATATTGATTTAG